One genomic region from Apodemus sylvaticus chromosome 1, mApoSyl1.1, whole genome shotgun sequence encodes:
- the Stx1b gene encoding syntaxin-1B: protein MKDRTQELRSAKDSDDEEEVVHVDRDHFMDEFFEQVEEIRGCIEKLSEDVEQVKKQHSAILAAPNPDEKTKQELEDLTADIKKTANKVRSKLKAIEQSIEQEEGLNRSSADLRIRKTQHSTLSRKFVEVMTEYNATQSKYRDRCKDRIQRQLEITGRTTTNEELEDMLESGKLAIFTDDIKMDSQMTKQALNEIETRHNEIIKLETSIRELHDMFVDMAMLVESQGEMIDRIEYNVEHSVDYVERAVSDTKKAVKYQSKARRKKIMIIICCVVLGVVLASSIGGTLGL from the exons GCGAAAGACAGCGATGATGAAGAGGAGGTGGTCCACGTGGATCGAGACCACTTCATGGATGAGTTCTTTGAGCAG GTGGAAGAGATCCGAGGCTGCATCGAGAAACTGtctgaggatgtggagcaagtgAAAAAACAGCACAGCGCCATCCTTGCTGCCCCCAACCCTGACGAGA aaactaaacaggagcTGGAAGACCTCACGGCAGACATCAAAAAGACGGCAAACAAGGTCCGGTCCAAGTTGAAAG CGATCGAGCAAAGCATTGAGCAGGAAGAGGGGCTGAATCGTTCCTCTGCGGACCTGCGCATCCGCAAGACCCAG CACTCCACACTCTCACGGAAGTTCGTGGAGGTAATGACCGAATATAATGCAACTCAGTCCAAGTACCGGGACCGCTGCAAGGACCGCATCCAGAGGCAGCTGGAGATCA CTGGCAGGACTACTACCAACGAAGAACTGGAAGACATGTTGGAAAGTGGGAAGCTGGCCATCTTCACAGACGAT ATCAAAATGGACTCGCAGATGACGAAGCAAGCCCTGAATGAGATTGAGACAAGGCACAATGAGATCATCAAACTGGAGACCAGCATCCGGGAGCTGCACGACATGTTTGTGGACATGGCAATGCTTGTAGAGAGCCAG GGTGAGATGATTGACCGAATTGAGTACAACGTGGAACATTCTGTGGACTACGTGGAACGAGCCGTGTCGGACACCAAGAAAGCTGTGAAATATCAGAGCAAGGCCAGGAGG AAGAAAATTATGATCATCATTtgctgtgtggtgctgggggtGGTCTTGGCGTCATCCATTGGGGGGACACTGGGCTTGTAG
- the Hsd3b7 gene encoding 3 beta-hydroxysteroid dehydrogenase type 7 isoform X2 — protein sequence MLLEREPRLRELRVFDLHLSSWLEELKTGPVQVTAIQGDVTQAHEVAAAMAGSHVVIHTAGLVDVFGKASPKTIHQVNVQGTQNVIDACVQTGTRFLVYTSSMEVVGPNIKGHPFYRGNEDTPYEAVHRHPYPCSKALAEQLVLEANGRKVNGGLPLVTCALRPTGIYGEGHQVMRDFYHQGLRFGGRLFRAVPASVEHGRVYVGNVAWMHILVARELEQRAALMGGQVYFCYDKSPYKSYEDFNMEFLNPCGIRLIGTHPLLPYWLLVLLAALNALLQWLLRPLVLYTPLLNPYTLAVANTTFTVSTNKAQRHFGYQPLFSWEESRTRTIHWVQTMEGSDR from the exons ATGCTGTTGGAGCGGGAGCCCAGGCTCCGGGAGCTGCGTGTCTTTGACCTGCACCTGAGTTCttggctggaggagctgaaaacaG GGCCTGTGCAGGTGACTGCCATCCAGGGGGATGTGACTCAGGCCCACGAGGTAGCAGCAGCCATGGCAGGATCTCATGTGGTCATCCATACAGCTGGGCTGGTGGATGTGTTTGGGAAGGCCAGTCCAAAGACCATCCACCAAGTCAACGTGCAGG GCACACAGAATGTGATTGATGCTTGTGTGCAGACTGGCACTCGGTTCCTGGTCTACACGAGTAGCATGGAAGTGGTGGGGCCTAACATCAAGGGCCACCCCTTCTACAG GGGCAATGAAGACACCCCATATGAGGCAGTCCACAGGCATCCCTACCCATGCAGCAAAGCCCTTGCCGAGCAGCTGGTCCTGGAGGCCAATGGAAGGAAG GTCAATGGAGGGCTACCCCTGGTGACATGTGCCCTTCGACCTACGGGCATTTATGGTGAAGGTCATCAGGTCATGAGAGACTTCTACCACCAGGGACTGCGCTTTGGAGGTCGGCTATTTCGGGCCGTCCCAGCTTCTGTGGAGCATGGCCGGGTCTATGTTG GCAATGTGGCTTGGATGCACATCCTGGTGGCCCGGGAGCTGGAGCAGCGGGCAGCACTCATGGGTGGCCAGGTGTATTTCTGCTACGATAAGTCACCTTATAAAAGCTACGAGGACTTCAACATGGAGTTTCTGAATCCCTGTGGAATTCGACTGATAGGCACCCATCCCCTGCTGCCCTATtggctgctggtgctgctggctgCCCTAAATGCCCTGCTGCAGTGGCTGCTTCGCCCACTGGTGCTGTACACACCCCTGTTGAACCCCTACACTCTGGCTGTGGCCAACACCACCTTTACTGTCAGTACCAACAAGGCACAGCGCCATTTTGGCTACCAGCCCCTCTTCTCCTGGGAAGAGAGCAGGACCCGCACCATTCACTGGGTGCAGACCATGGAGGGTTCAGACAGGTGA
- the Hsd3b7 gene encoding 3 beta-hydroxysteroid dehydrogenase type 7 isoform X1 — protein sequence MADSAQAPTLVYLVTGGCGFLGEHIVRMLLEREPRLRELRVFDLHLSSWLEELKTGPVQVTAIQGDVTQAHEVAAAMAGSHVVIHTAGLVDVFGKASPKTIHQVNVQGTQNVIDACVQTGTRFLVYTSSMEVVGPNIKGHPFYRGNEDTPYEAVHRHPYPCSKALAEQLVLEANGRKVNGGLPLVTCALRPTGIYGEGHQVMRDFYHQGLRFGGRLFRAVPASVEHGRVYVGNVAWMHILVARELEQRAALMGGQVYFCYDKSPYKSYEDFNMEFLNPCGIRLIGTHPLLPYWLLVLLAALNALLQWLLRPLVLYTPLLNPYTLAVANTTFTVSTNKAQRHFGYQPLFSWEESRTRTIHWVQTMEGSDR from the exons ATGGCAGACTCTGCACAGGCGCCAACCCTGGTATACCTGGTCACAGGTGGCTGTGGCTTCCTGGGGGAGCACATTGTCCGAATGCTGTTGGAGCGGGAGCCCAGGCTCCGGGAGCTGCGTGTCTTTGACCTGCACCTGAGTTCttggctggaggagctgaaaacaG GGCCTGTGCAGGTGACTGCCATCCAGGGGGATGTGACTCAGGCCCACGAGGTAGCAGCAGCCATGGCAGGATCTCATGTGGTCATCCATACAGCTGGGCTGGTGGATGTGTTTGGGAAGGCCAGTCCAAAGACCATCCACCAAGTCAACGTGCAGG GCACACAGAATGTGATTGATGCTTGTGTGCAGACTGGCACTCGGTTCCTGGTCTACACGAGTAGCATGGAAGTGGTGGGGCCTAACATCAAGGGCCACCCCTTCTACAG GGGCAATGAAGACACCCCATATGAGGCAGTCCACAGGCATCCCTACCCATGCAGCAAAGCCCTTGCCGAGCAGCTGGTCCTGGAGGCCAATGGAAGGAAG GTCAATGGAGGGCTACCCCTGGTGACATGTGCCCTTCGACCTACGGGCATTTATGGTGAAGGTCATCAGGTCATGAGAGACTTCTACCACCAGGGACTGCGCTTTGGAGGTCGGCTATTTCGGGCCGTCCCAGCTTCTGTGGAGCATGGCCGGGTCTATGTTG GCAATGTGGCTTGGATGCACATCCTGGTGGCCCGGGAGCTGGAGCAGCGGGCAGCACTCATGGGTGGCCAGGTGTATTTCTGCTACGATAAGTCACCTTATAAAAGCTACGAGGACTTCAACATGGAGTTTCTGAATCCCTGTGGAATTCGACTGATAGGCACCCATCCCCTGCTGCCCTATtggctgctggtgctgctggctgCCCTAAATGCCCTGCTGCAGTGGCTGCTTCGCCCACTGGTGCTGTACACACCCCTGTTGAACCCCTACACTCTGGCTGTGGCCAACACCACCTTTACTGTCAGTACCAACAAGGCACAGCGCCATTTTGGCTACCAGCCCCTCTTCTCCTGGGAAGAGAGCAGGACCCGCACCATTCACTGGGTGCAGACCATGGAGGGTTCAGACAGGTGA
- the Setd1a gene encoding histone-lysine N-methyltransferase SETD1A yields MDQEGGGDGQKAPSFQWRNYKLIVDPALDPALRRPSQKVYRYDGVHFSVSDSKYTPVEDLQDPRCHVRSKNRDFSLPVPKFKLDEFYIGQIPLKEVTFARLNDNVRETFLKDMCRKYGEVEEVEILLHPRTRKHLGLARVLFTSTRGAKETVKNLHLTSVMGNIIHAQLDIKGQQRMKYYELIVNGSYTPQTVPTGGKALSEKFQGSGAATETTEARRRSSSDTAAYPAGTTVGGTPGNGTPCSQDTNFSSSRQDTPSSFGQFTPQSSQGTPYTSRGSTPYSQDSAYSSSTTSASFKPRRSENSYQDSFSRRHFSASSAPATTATATSATAAATAASSSSSSSSSSSTSSSSASQFRGSDSSYPAYYESWNRYQRHTSYPPRRATREDSSGAPFAENAAERFPPAYTSYLAPEPNRSTDQDYRPPASEAPPPEPPEPGGGGGGTGSGGGSSGGSGGGGGGGGGGAPSPEREEARTSPRPASPARSGSPAPETTNESVPFAQHSSLDSRIEMLLKEQRSKFSFLASDTEEEEENSSAGPGARDAGGEVPSGAGHGPCTPPPAPANFEDVAPTGSGEPGAARESPKANGQNQASPCSSGEDMEISDDDRGGSPPPAPTPPQQPPPPPPPPPPPPPPYLASLPLGYPPHQPAYLLPPHPDGPPPPEYPPPPPPPPPHIYDFVNSLELMDRLGAQWGGMPMSFQMQTQMLTRLHQLRQGKGLTAASAGPPGGAFGEAFLPFPPPQEAAYGLPYALYTQGQEGRGAYSREAYHLPLPMAAEPLPSSSVSGEEARLPHREEAEIAESKALPSAGTVGRVLATLVQEMKSIMQRDLNRKMVENVAFGAFDQWWESKEEKAKPFQNAAKQQAKEEDKEKMKLKEPGMLSLVDWAKSGGVTGIEAFAFGSGLRGALRLPSFKVKRKEPSEISEASEEKRPRPSTPAEEDEDDPEREKEAGETGRPGTKPPKRDEERGKTQGKHRKSFTLDSEGEEASQESSSEKDEEEEEEDEEDEEREEAMDATKKEAEASDGEDEDSDSSSQCSLYADSDGENGSTSDSESGSSSSSSSSSSSSSSSSSSESSSEEEEQSTVIPSASPPPTEVPEPLPVPNEKPEMDRVVESPVVPLPEKETSPTQPAGPAEEPPPNIPQPPPEPPAGPPDPPPRLDERPSSPIPLLPPPKKRRKTVSFSAAEEAPVPEPSTAAPLQTKSPGPVSRKVPRVVERTIRNLPLDHASLVKSWPEEVARGSRNRAGGRVRSTEEEEATESGTEVDLAVLADLALTPARRGLTILPAGDDSEATETSDEAERPSPLLSHILLEHNYALAIKPPPATAAPRPPEPAPALAALFSSPADEVLEAPEVVVAEAEEPKQQLQQQQQHPEQEGEDEEEDEESESSESSSSSSSSDEEGAIRRRSLRSHTRRRRPPLPPPPPPPPSFEPRSEFEQMTILYDIWNSGLDLEDMSYLRLTYERLLQQTSGADWLNDTHWVHHTITNLSTPKRKRRPQDGPREHQTGSARSEGYYPISKKEKDKYLDVCPVSARQLEGVDTQGTNRVLSERRSEQRRLLSAIGTSAIMDSDLLKLNQLKFRKKKLRFGRSRIHEWGLFAMEPIAADEMVIEYVGQNIRQMVADMREKRYVQEGIGSSYLFRVDHDTIIDATKCGNLARFINHCCTPNCYAKVITIESQKKIVIYSKQAIGVDEEITYDYKFPLEDNKIPCLCGTESCRGSLN; encoded by the exons CTGGATGAATTCTATATTGGACAGATCCCACTGAAGGAAGTAACTTTTGCAAGGCTCAATGACAATGTGCGGGAAACCTTCCTGAAAGATATGTGCCGGAAATATGGTGAGGTGGAAGAAGTGGAGATCCTTCTTCATCCCCGCACCCGAAAGCATCTAGGCCTAGCCCGTGTGCTCTTCACAAGCACTCGGGGAGCCAAGGAGACTGTCAAAAACCTCCATCTCACCTCTGTCATGGGCAATATTATTCATGCCCAGCTCGATATCAAAG GCCAACAACGAATGAAGTACTATGAATTGATTGTCAATGGCTCTTACACTCCTCAGACTGTGCCCACTGGGGGCAAGGCCTTGAGTGAGAAGTTCCAGGGTTCTGGTGCAGCCACTGAGACG ACTGAAGCTCGCCGACGGTCTTCCTCTGACACAGCTGCCTATCCAGCAGGCACTACTGTAGGGGGCACCCCTGGCAATGGCACTCCCTGTTCCCAAGATACAAATTTCTCCAGCAGTCGACAAGATACTCCATCTTCCTTTGGCCAGTTCACCCCTCAGTCCTCCCAAGGAACCCCCTACACATCTCGGGGTAGCACCCCCTACTCTCAGGACTCTGCCTACTCTAGCAG CACCACTTCAGCCTCCTTCAAACCCCGGCGGTCGGAGAACAGCTATCAAGATTCTTTTTCTCGCCGCCATTTCTCTGCATCTTCAGCCCCTGCAACCACCGCTACTGCCACCTCAGCAACTGCTGCAGCTActgcagcctcctcctcctcatcttcctcctcctcctcatcgacgtcttcttcctcagcctctcagTTTCGTGGTTCTGACTCTAGCTACCCAGCTTATTATGAAAGCTGGAATCGTTACCAGCGCCATACTTCCTATCCACCTCGCCGGGCAACTAGAGAGGATTCTTCTGGGGCTCCATTTGCCGAAAATGCGGCTGAGCGCTTCCCACCTGCCTATACCTCCTATTTGGCCCCTGAGCCTAACCGATCCACTGACCAAGACTACCGGCCTCCTGCCTCAGAGGCCCCACCTCCAGAACCTCCAgaacctggtggtggtggtggtggtactggtagtggtggtggtagtagtggtggtagtggtggtggtggtggtggtggtggtggtggggcacccAGCCCTGAGAGAGAAGAAGCCCGGACTTCCCCACGCCCAGCTTCACCTGCACGTTctggctctccagccccagagaccACCAACGAGAGTGTGCCCTTTGCTCAGCACAGCAGTTTGGATTCCCGTATTGAAATGCTGCTGAAGGAACAACGCTCCAAATTTTCTTTCTTGGCTTCTGatacagaggaagaggaagagaacagcAGTGCAGGCCCTGGGGCTAGAGATGCAGGGGGTGAGGTGCCTTCTGGGGCGGGCCATGGGCCCTGTACACCCCCTCCTGCCCCAGCTAACTTTGAAGATGTAGCACCTacagggagtggagagccaggggCTGCCCGGGAGTCACCAAAGGCCAATGGACAGAACCAG GCTTCTCCATGTTCTTCCGGAGAAGATATGGAGATCTCTGATGATGACAGGGGTGGCTCACCACCTCCAGCCCCAACACCCCCCCAGCagccaccgccgccaccgcctcccccccctcctccccctcctccctaccTTGCTTCCCTACCCCTGGGCTATCCTCCCCACCAACCTGCCTACCTCCTCCCGCCCCACCCAGATGGACCACCACCCCCCGAGTACCCTCCGCCACctccgccacccccaccccacatctaTGACTTTGTGAACTCCCTGGAACTTATGGATCGACTTGGGGCACAGTGGGGAGGGATGCCTATGTCCTTCCAGATGCAGACCCAGATGTTAACACGGCTCCACCAGTTACGGCAGGGCAAGGGATTGACTGCAGCCTCAGCTGGTCCTCCTGGTGGGGCTTTTGGCGAAGCCTTCCTCCCTTTTCCACCTCCACAAGAGGCAGCCTATGGCTTGCCCTATGCTCTGTACACACAAGGGCAAGAAGGTCGTGGGGCGTACTCCAGGGAGGCCTACCACCTGCCCTTGCCTATGGCAGCCGAGCCCCTGCCCTCTTCCTCAGTCTCAGGAGAGGAGGCCCGGCTGCCTCATAGGGAGGAAGCAGAGATAGCGGAAAGCAAGGCCCTACCATCAGCAGGCACAGTGGGCCGCGTGCTGGCCACCCTTGTCCAAGAGATGAAGAGCATTATGCAGCGAGACCTCAACCGAAAGATGGTGGAGAATGTGGCCTTTGGAGCCTTTGACCAGTGGTGGGAGAGCAAGGAAGAGAAGGCCAAG CCGTTCCAGAATGCAGCTAAACAGCAAGCCAAGGAAGAGGACAAAGAAAAGATGAAGCTCAAAGAGCCAGGCATGCTGTCCCTCGTAGACTGGGCCAAGAGTGGCGGTGTCACGGGCATTGAAGCCTTTGCCTTTGGGTCAGGGCTTCGAGGGGCCCTGCGGTTGCCTTCATTCAAG GTAAAACGGAAAGAGCCATCAGAAATTTCAGAGGCAAGTGAGGAAAAGAGACCCAGGCCCTCTACTCCAGCTGAGGAAGATGAAGATG ATCCCGAACGAGAGAAGGAAGCTGGAGAAACAGGACGTCCAGGGACCAAGCCTCCGAAGCGAGATGAAGAACGGGGCAAGACCCAGGGCAAGCACCGGAAATCCTTTACTCTGGACAGTGAAGGGGAGGAGGCATCCCAGGAGTCTTCCTCAGAGAAG gatgaggaggaggaggaggaagatgaggaagatgaagagCGGGAGGAAGCCATGGATGCCaccaagaaggaagcagaggcatcaGATG GTGAGGATGAGGACAGTGACTCGTCCTCCCAGTGCTCTCTGTATGCGGATTCAGATGGTGAAAATGGTAGCACGTCGGACTCCGAGAGTGGcagctcttcttcctcttcatcatcgtcatcctcctcttcctcatcttcttcatcAGAGTCCTCCTCTGAAGAAGAGGAGCAGTCAACAGTCATTCCCTCAGCTTCTCCACCCCCCACAGAAGTTCCAGAGCCCCTTCCAGTTCCCAATGAGAAGCCCGAGATGGACAGGGTTGTCGAGTCCCCTGTTGTGCCTCTCCCTGAAAAGGAGACATCACCCACACAGCCTGCAG GTCCTGCTGAAGAACCACCTCCTAATATACCACAACCTCCCCCAGAGCCACCAGCTGGACCACCAGACCCTCCCCCCCGCCTGGATGAGCGCCCCTCTTCTCCTATCCCTCTCCTACCCCCACCCAAAAAACGCCGGAAAACTGTTTCCTTCTCTGCTGCAGAGGAGGCACCAGTTCCAGAACCTTCCACAGCTGCCCCATTGCAGACCAAGTCTCCCGGTCCAGTCTCTCGAAAAGTCCCCCGGGTTGTAGAGCGGACAATTCGTAATCTACCCCTGGACCATGCGTCTCTGGTCAAGAGTTGGCCTGAGGAGGTGGCTCGAGGGAGTCGAAATCGAGCTGGAGGACGTGTCCGTTCTACTGAAGAAGAAGAGGCCACTGAGTCAGGGACAGAAGTAGACCTAGCAGTACTGGCTGACCTGGCCCTGACCCCAGCACGACGTGGGTTGACTATCCTACCCGCCGGGGACGACTCAGAGGCCACAGAGACCTCAGATGAGGCTGAGCGCCCAAGCCCTCTACTCAGCCACATCCTCTTGGAACACAACTACGCCCTAGCCATCAAGCCCCCACCTGCCACAGCAGCCCCTCGGCCCCCGGAGCCAGCTCCTGCCCTTGCTGCGCTCTTCAGCTCCCCAGCTGATGAAGTCTTAGAGGCCCCTGAGGTGGTGGTAGCTGAGGCAGAAGAGCCAAAGCAACAgctgcagcaacagcagcagcatccagagcaggaaggagaggatgaggaagaagatgaagagtcGGAGTCTTCAgaaagcagcagtagcagcagcagcagcgatgAGGAAGGGGCAATCAGGAGACGCAGCCTCCGCTCCCACACTCGAAGAAGAAGGCCACCgctcccgcccccgcccccgccaccTCCTTCCTTTGAGCCAAGGAGTGAATTTGAGCAGATGACCATCCTATATGATATTTGGAACTCAGGCCTGGACTTAGAAGACATGAGCTATTTACGACTCACATATGAACGACTGCTGCAGCAGACCAGTGGCGCTGACTGGCTTAATGACACCCACTGGGTCCATCACACAA TCACCAACCTAAGCACTCCAAAGCGCAAACGACGGCCCCAAGATGGGCCCCGGGAGCATCAGACAGGCTCTGCACGCAGCGAAGGTTATTACCCCATCAGCAAGAAGGAGAAGGATAAATACTTGGATGTGTGTCCTGTCTCAGCCCGGCAGCTGGAAGGTGTAGACACTCAG GGGACTAATCGGGTGCTTTCTGAGCGACGGTCAGAGCAGCGGCGGTTACTAAGCGCTATTGGCACTTCAGCCATCATGGATAGTGATCTGCTAAAGCTAAACCAGCTCAAG TTCCGGAAGAAGAAACTCCGATTTGGCCGGAGCCGTATCCATGAGTGGGGTCTGTTTGCCATGGAGCCCATTGCAGCTGATGAGATGGTGATAGAATATGTTGGCCAGAACATCCGCCAG ATGGTAGCTGACATGCGGGAGAAGCGCTATGTTCAGGAGGGCATTGGCAGCAGCTACCTTTTCAGGGTGGATCACGACACCATCATTGATGCCACCAAGTGTGGTAACCTCGCCAGGTTCATCAACCACTGCTGCACG CCCAACTGCTATGCTAAGGTGATCACCATCGAGTCTCAGAAGAAGATTGTGATCTACTCGAAGCAGGCCATTGGCGTAGATGAGGAGATCACCTACGACTACAAGTTCCCACTAGAAGACAACAAGATCCCGTGTCTGTGCGGCACTGAAAGCTGCCGTGGCTCCCTCAACTGA